A single Sulfurimonas aquatica DNA region contains:
- a CDS encoding CHASE domain-containing protein: protein MKHNITVSIYIAIVIGLMLSFTTFYFISNAEQVKIQNQLEFKAKNRLNALAMNVERHIDTLNSLASFFNSSEFISREEFKNFTQLTLERNPSISALSWNPLVLDSKKQNYIDRALKDDIDDFKITGLSEYGKRVSSLKKDSYTPIYYIEPHTQNKLAMGFDISSHKDLTEAITLARESKKTVLTHKVKLDQKKENSYSYLILKAVYEQGAPTQTITQRNKYYKGLVIGVFDFDLLMKMSISNIEPAGIHVLLSELNSDSDKQLLDYHISRTADASKEFIPKNREGMLKGLFWERTIDILEHQWTITVVPSNFFIQKYKSLDSIIFLIIGLAMTLLFVLYLLSIKKNYSIIEDYNSNLEEKVRVRTGELEIASRAKSDFLANMSHEIRTPLNAIVGFIDMLYKSETDISKQKKFQTIKESSNTLLGIINDILDFSKIEIHKLVIESVSFNIKNILNQTVELYFDVAKNKNISIHFELDENLPTYILGDATRIKQVLSNLLSNAIKFANEDTIVIVNVSYLEASKELYCEIIDEGIGIEEELLKNIFNSFEQADSSTTRKYGGTGLGLSISKALIELMGGKINVESRINIGSKFYFAIPLVASAEICNEVDVSTHEPLQLKGRILIAEDNKTNQLLLSVILDDLNLQYDIVEDGLQAVEAIKHQVYDLILMDENMPVLNGTDATKIIRNQETQNDIPIIAVTANALKGDKEKFLSVGMNAYLSKPIDITKLELLLRKYLS, encoded by the coding sequence ATGAAACACAATATTACCGTATCAATATACATTGCCATAGTAATTGGCCTAATGCTTTCTTTTACAACCTTTTACTTTATATCTAATGCTGAACAAGTAAAAATTCAAAACCAACTTGAGTTCAAAGCAAAAAATCGTTTAAATGCGCTTGCAATGAATGTAGAACGCCATATTGACACTCTTAACTCACTTGCTTCATTTTTTAATAGTTCTGAGTTTATATCTAGAGAAGAATTTAAAAACTTCACACAATTAACCTTAGAGCGAAATCCTTCAATCTCTGCACTTTCATGGAATCCTTTAGTTTTAGATTCTAAAAAGCAAAACTATATTGATAGGGCACTTAAAGATGATATTGATGATTTTAAAATAACTGGATTAAGCGAGTATGGAAAAAGAGTTTCAAGTCTTAAAAAAGATAGTTATACGCCTATATATTATATAGAACCACATACTCAGAACAAACTAGCGATGGGATTTGACATATCTTCGCATAAAGATCTAACAGAGGCAATCACTCTCGCGCGTGAAAGTAAAAAAACAGTACTTACTCACAAAGTAAAGCTTGATCAAAAAAAAGAAAATTCTTATTCTTACTTGATACTTAAGGCTGTTTATGAACAAGGCGCACCAACTCAAACCATCACACAAAGAAATAAGTACTATAAAGGCTTAGTTATAGGTGTCTTTGATTTTGATCTATTAATGAAAATGAGTATATCAAATATAGAACCTGCAGGAATACATGTTTTACTGTCAGAACTAAATTCTGATTCTGATAAGCAGCTTTTAGATTACCATATCTCTAGAACTGCTGATGCATCCAAGGAGTTCATTCCAAAAAATAGAGAAGGGATGCTCAAAGGCTTATTTTGGGAGAGAACGATAGATATACTTGAACATCAATGGACTATTACAGTTGTTCCATCTAATTTTTTTATACAAAAATACAAATCATTAGACTCAATTATATTTTTAATAATAGGTCTAGCCATGACTTTGTTATTTGTTTTATATCTCTTAAGTATCAAAAAAAATTACTCCATAATTGAAGATTATAATAGTAACCTTGAAGAAAAAGTGAGAGTAAGAACAGGTGAACTTGAAATTGCCTCTCGTGCAAAATCAGACTTTTTAGCAAATATGTCTCATGAGATACGCACGCCTTTAAACGCTATAGTTGGATTTATAGACATGCTATATAAAAGTGAAACAGATATTTCAAAACAAAAAAAATTCCAAACTATTAAAGAGTCTAGTAATACACTACTTGGAATCATTAACGACATACTCGACTTTTCAAAAATAGAGATCCATAAACTTGTGATTGAAAGTGTTTCATTCAATATTAAAAACATTCTCAATCAAACAGTAGAACTCTATTTTGATGTTGCTAAGAATAAAAACATTTCCATACATTTTGAACTCGATGAAAACTTACCGACTTATATATTGGGAGATGCGACACGTATAAAACAAGTTTTATCTAACCTTTTAAGCAATGCCATAAAATTTGCAAATGAAGATACTATTGTAATTGTTAATGTAAGCTATTTAGAGGCTTCTAAAGAACTTTATTGCGAAATTATTGATGAAGGCATAGGTATCGAAGAGGAGTTGCTAAAAAATATATTTAATTCATTTGAACAGGCTGATAGTAGCACAACAAGAAAATATGGTGGTACCGGATTGGGACTTTCAATAAGTAAAGCGTTGATAGAATTAATGGGCGGTAAAATTAATGTTGAAAGTAGGATTAATATTGGTAGTAAATTTTATTTTGCAATTCCACTGGTTGCCTCGGCTGAAATATGTAATGAAGTAGATGTAAGCACTCATGAGCCTCTTCAATTAAAGGGACGAATCCTCATCGCAGAAGATAATAAAACAAATCAATTGCTTTTATCAGTGATACTTGATGATTTAAACCTTCAATACGATATCGTAGAAGATGGCTTACAAGCTGTAGAAGCCATTAAACATCAAGTATATGATCTAATACTTATGGATGAAAATATGCCTGTACTCAATGGAACTGATGCTACTAAAATAATAAGAAACCAAGAAACTCAAAATGATATACCAATTATTGCCGTTACTGCAAATGCGCTAAAAGGTGATAAAGAGAAATTTTTATCTGTTGGCATGAATGCATATCTTTCAAAACCTATTGATATTACAAAACTAGAATTACTACTAAGAAAATATTTAAGTTAG
- a CDS encoding ice-binding family protein — protein MKTFKQYSSLTIFSMLFILSIFAVGCSEDTTDTETTIDSVPATVSSIYPSANTTDVPIDRSISVLFNEALEPLSVSDATFTLATTGPTSVAGVVTYSGKSIVFSPDANLSPNTQYIVTITTGVKDLAGNAMANEYVWRFTTGAGLASVLVPVNLGTSVNYVILAKTAVSTTGTTAITGDVGVSPAARSYITGFSDTLFSDGTYATSPLVTGKIYASNMTVPTPTNLTTAISDMETAYTDAAGRTLPDYTELHAGNISGKILSPGLYKWGTGVLITDVGVTISGSATDVWIFQISENLTVNNGAILTLAGGALAKNIFWQVAGGVGVSLGTTADFKGIVLAQKGIVVKTGAKVNGRLLAQTAVTLDANTLTQP, from the coding sequence GTGAAAACATTCAAACAATATTCAAGTTTAACGATTTTTTCTATGCTCTTTATTCTAAGTATCTTTGCAGTGGGGTGTAGTGAAGACACTACTGATACTGAAACTACTATAGACTCTGTACCTGCAACAGTAAGTTCCATATATCCAAGTGCTAATACAACCGATGTGCCGATTGATAGAAGTATTAGTGTTCTATTTAATGAAGCTCTTGAGCCTTTATCCGTGAGTGATGCTACATTTACATTGGCTACGACTGGTCCTACATCTGTTGCTGGTGTAGTAACTTATTCTGGTAAAAGTATAGTTTTTAGTCCAGATGCCAATCTTTCTCCAAATACTCAATATATTGTCACAATTACTACTGGTGTGAAGGACTTAGCTGGTAATGCTATGGCAAATGAATATGTATGGCGTTTTACAACAGGAGCGGGTTTAGCATCAGTTTTAGTACCAGTAAATCTCGGTACTTCAGTAAATTATGTGATTCTAGCTAAAACGGCGGTATCCACTACCGGCACTACAGCAATTACAGGGGATGTAGGAGTAAGTCCGGCTGCAAGGTCTTACATAACTGGATTTTCTGATACACTCTTTAGCGATGGAACATATGCAACATCACCTTTAGTTACAGGAAAGATTTATGCATCTAATATGACAGTACCCACTCCAACCAACCTCACAACAGCAATAAGCGATATGGAAACTGCATATACAGATGCAGCTGGACGTACGTTACCTGATTATACTGAGCTCCATGCTGGTAATATAAGTGGTAAAATTCTTTCTCCAGGCCTTTATAAATGGGGAACAGGTGTTTTAATAACAGATGTAGGCGTAACTATTTCAGGTAGCGCGACTGATGTCTGGATTTTTCAGATATCAGAGAATCTTACCGTGAACAATGGTGCCATCCTGACTCTCGCCGGTGGCGCATTGGCGAAAAATATTTTCTGGCAAGTTGCAGGAGGAGTAGGCGTTTCTCTTGGAACAACGGCAGATTTTAAAGGTATAGTGTTAGCACAAAAAGGCATAGTAGTAAAAACTGGAGCAAAAGTTAATGGTAGACTTTTAGCACAGACAGCAGTTACTCTTGATGCAAACACTCTCACACAGCCTTAA
- a CDS encoding PA2779 family protein produces MKISKLILSFILSISLFAGVLSAQMASTEAVVANTVSVSSKEKLAQIISREDVTKRFEELGVDPQMIEARVASMTNEEASKVAFQIDTLPAGADAGMSLVGAVVFIFIVLLVTDILGVTKVFNFTKPITNN; encoded by the coding sequence ATGAAAATTTCTAAACTTATTTTATCATTTATTTTAAGTATATCTCTATTTGCTGGTGTTTTATCAGCACAAATGGCTTCGACTGAAGCAGTTGTTGCAAACACCGTCTCTGTATCTTCAAAAGAGAAACTAGCGCAGATTATCTCTCGTGAGGATGTTACAAAAAGATTTGAGGAGTTAGGTGTAGATCCACAAATGATTGAAGCTAGAGTTGCTTCGATGACTAATGAAGAAGCGTCAAAAGTAGCATTTCAAATAGATACGTTACCAGCTGGTGCAGATGCAGGTATGTCTCTAGTAGGTGCCGTAGTTTTTATTTTTATAGTTTTACTGGTTACTGATATTCTTGGAGTAACAAAAGTTTTTAACTTTACTAAACCTATAACAAATAACTAA
- a CDS encoding PA2778 family cysteine peptidase, which yields MSINKKLSLFFTLVTLIFSSGCVPKNPLPLESNYTSSNINVPYISPRSELCASTSIEMVSSYWQSIISYEPHLTLKELDKRTLIPSKGGTLQIELISAARANGFIVYPLEPTFDALLSELLAYHPVIVLVNRSYSWYPLWHYAPITGYDSKTETILTHFADKPNEAVSIGTFAALWQRSENWGVVLLPPGELPATASAKKFLHATYDLEKMGMMDEAIMSYKSALVRWPEDTDILFALGNAYYSSNQISNAEEIYRRILSIDFTYSLAINNLADLLCHTDRPAEALKLINMAVTDDLEIDSIIQSTRKEISRGCIYTRP from the coding sequence GTGAGTATCAACAAGAAGCTCTCTTTATTTTTTACACTAGTCACCTTGATTTTTTCAAGTGGCTGTGTACCTAAGAATCCTCTACCTTTAGAGAGCAACTACACATCCTCAAATATCAATGTCCCCTATATTTCACCGCGATCAGAGCTTTGTGCTTCAACATCAATTGAAATGGTTTCTTCTTACTGGCAATCAATTATTTCTTATGAACCACATCTAACACTCAAAGAATTGGATAAGAGAACATTAATACCTAGTAAAGGTGGCACTTTACAAATAGAACTAATCTCTGCAGCAAGAGCTAATGGCTTCATTGTTTATCCTTTAGAGCCAACATTTGACGCGCTTCTCAGTGAACTTTTAGCATATCATCCTGTGATTGTATTGGTAAACCGTAGTTACTCATGGTATCCACTTTGGCATTATGCCCCAATTACGGGATATGATTCCAAGACAGAGACTATATTGACGCATTTTGCGGATAAACCAAATGAAGCAGTGAGTATTGGTACTTTTGCAGCCTTATGGCAAAGAAGTGAAAATTGGGGAGTTGTTCTTTTACCTCCAGGAGAACTACCTGCAACTGCTTCAGCAAAAAAGTTTCTGCATGCTACTTACGATCTTGAAAAAATGGGAATGATGGATGAAGCTATTATGTCTTATAAAAGTGCCCTTGTTCGTTGGCCAGAAGATACAGATATATTATTTGCACTGGGAAATGCTTATTATAGCTCTAATCAGATAAGTAATGCAGAAGAGATATATCGTAGAATTTTATCAATAGATTTTACATATTCTCTTGCCATTAATAATTTGGCAGACCTACTATGCCACACTGATAGACCTGCTGAGGCATTAAAATTAATCAACATGGCTGTGACAGATGACTTAGAAATAGATTCAATTATACAAAGCACTCGTAAAGAGATAAGCAGAGGCTGTATTTATACTAGACCCTAG